The Planctomicrobium piriforme genome has a segment encoding these proteins:
- a CDS encoding response regulator, which yields MLVALTGWGKEDDRKKSSDAGFDQHFVKPVELADLKKLLAAPAALAPLLHKTSTFRTQVSTCIGVHAARVTTDVNPTSVTSARE from the coding sequence ATGCTGGTGGCCCTGACCGGGTGGGGTAAGGAGGACGACCGGAAGAAGAGTTCTGACGCCGGCTTCGATCAACACTTCGTCAAGCCGGTGGAACTTGCCGACCTGAAGAAGTTATTGGCAGCACCTGCCGCATTGGCGCCATTGTTGCATAAAACAAGCACATTCCGCACGCAGGTATCAACCTGCATCGGTGTTCACGCCGCGCGTGTAACAACTGACGTCAATCCTACCTCGGTCACATCGGCCCGAGAGTAG
- a CDS encoding response regulator, with amino-acid sequence MDVAETFRPDLILLDIRMPKLNGFEAARRIRA; translated from the coding sequence GTGGACGTCGCGGAGACGTTCCGCCCGGACCTGATTTTGCTTGACATCAGGATGCCAAAGCTAAATGGCTTCGAAGCGGCACGCCGCATTCGTGCCTAA
- a CDS encoding CNNM domain-containing protein, translating to MRHTLALWLAFAIITFLHILPGELAPKNLAILRPEQSSLTIAYPLQWATWLFYGPMRLLDGASNLVLRLFGLGNASAAIAHAEHELRSLLTTAEMAFAGSGRRGDVPPGPDFA from the coding sequence CTGCGGCACACGCTCGCCCTCTGGCTGGCATTTGCTATTATCACGTTTCTGCACATCCTGCCTGGAGAGCTGGCCCCGAAAAATCTCGCAATTCTTCGGCCTGAGCAAAGCTCGCTGACGATTGCTTATCCGCTGCAGTGGGCCACATGGTTGTTTTACGGACCGATGAGGTTGCTCGACGGCGCCTCGAATCTCGTTCTGCGTCTGTTTGGCCTGGGGAACGCCAGTGCGGCAATCGCCCACGCCGAGCACGAGCTGCGGAGTCTGTTGACGACGGCTGAAATGGCTTTTGCAGGCAGTGGACGTCGCGGAGACGTTCCGCCCGGACCTGATTTTGCTTGA